A single Aspergillus puulaauensis MK2 DNA, chromosome 7, nearly complete sequence DNA region contains:
- a CDS encoding uncharacterized protein (COG:E;~EggNog:ENOG410PJA4;~InterPro:IPR012001,IPR012000,IPR011766,IPR029061, IPR029035;~PFAM:PF02775,PF02776,PF00205;~go_function: GO:0000287 - magnesium ion binding [Evidence IEA];~go_function: GO:0003824 - catalytic activity [Evidence IEA];~go_function: GO:0030976 - thiamine pyrophosphate binding [Evidence IEA]) yields MKGNKKVSGVNLLHNVGSSISFPSSTEVLTASRYTTSYAFFEALWELGVRNCFVNLGSDHPSIMEAMAKGVLERPDTFPRILTCPNEMVALSMADGYARVTNKPQCVIIHVDVGTSGLGAAIHNAATGRAPVLIFAGLSPFTLDGEMRGSRTEYIHWLQDVPDQKQIVAQYCRYAGEIRTGKNVKQMVGRALQFATTDPKGPVYLMGAREVMEENIEPTTLNPEHWGPCGASALPALDVQLLAEELVHAKQPLVITGYSGRNHNSVAALVDLANTVKGLQVLDTGGCDMCFPADHRSWLGMAYGSHPAIQTADVIIIVDCDVPWIPTQCRPHESARIFHIDVDPLKRLMPLAYVPALRRYTADSHTSLSQIISYIQRSTILQAELISPDFTARWDTLQAHYLQHIANLDRQCTPGPNNTFNTSYLCQQLKHLLPSDTIFAVEAVTNSILVSDQIRATHPGQWINCGGGGLGWSGGGALGIKLAADAMSDAQGDSKKKMVVQIVGDGTFLFSVPSSVYWISHRYQIPILTIVLNNKGWNAPRRSMLLVHPHGIGSTLNNRELNISFEPSPDYSGIARAASDGNIHAARVQEADKLEAVLKEAIGIVQGGTSAVVDAFVQ; encoded by the exons ATGAAAGGAAACAAGAAAGTCTCTGGAGTCAATTTGCTACACAATGTAGGATCATCCATATCATTTCCCTCAAGCACCGAAGTCCTAACTGCTTCCAGGTACACCACATCATACGCCTTCTTCGAGGCACTATGGGAACTCGGGGTGAGGAATTGCTTCGTGAACCTAGGCTCCGACCATCCCAGCATCATGGAAGCCATGGCCAAGGGCGTCCTCGAGCGACCAGACACTTTCCCGCGCATCCTGACTTGTCCAAACGAGATGGTCGCCCTGTCCATGGCTGATGGATACGCACGGGTCACGAACAAGCCGCAGTGCGTGATAATCCATGTCGATGTGGGCACGTCTGGACTCGGTGCTGCCATTCATAATGCGGCGACGGGGAGAGCACCTGTTCTGATCTTTGCTGGGCTCTCGCCGTTTACCCTTGATGGGGAGATGCGTGGGTCAAGGACCGAGTATAT TCACTGGCTGCAAGATGTCCCAGACCAGAAACAAATCGTTGCGCAGTACTGCCGATATGCAGGCGAAATCCGCACAGGCAAGAACGTCAAGCAGATGGTTGGCCGCGCGCTGCAGTTCGCTACCACCGATCCCAAGGGACCAGTGTATCTGATGGGCGCGAGGGAAGTCATGGAAGAGAACATTGAGCCTACTACTTTGAACCCCGAGCACTGGGGCCCCTGCGGTGCGTCCGCGTTGCCAGCTCTTGATGTCCAGCTGCTCGCAGAGGAGCTCGTCCACGCAAAGCAACCGCTTGTTATAACAGGGTACAGCGGCCGGAACCACAATTCTGTGGCGGCCCTTGTCGATCTAGCTAATACCGTCAAGGGTCTGCAAGTGCTGGATACTGGGGGCTGCGATATGTGCTTTCCAGCGGACCATCGCAGCTGGCTTGGAATGGCATACGGATCGCACCCTGCAATCCAAACGGCAGATGTTATTATCATCGTCGACTGCGACGTGCCCTGGATTCCTACGCAGTGTCGGCCACACGAATCGGCACGCATCTTCCATATCGATGTTGACCCATTGAAGAGACTCATGCCCCTTGCTTATGTCCCTGCATTGCGACGATATACCGCCGATTCGCACACCTCCCTCAGCCAGATCATATCGTACATTCAACGCTCGACTATACTCCAGGCAGAACTCATCTCCCCAGACTTCACAGCGAGATGGGACACACTGCAAGCCCACTACTTGCAGCACATCGCCAACCTCGACCGCCAATGCACCCCAGGCCCAAACAACACCTTCAACACCTCCTACCTCTGCCAGCAACTCAAGCACCTTCTCCCCTCTGACACAATCTTCGCCGTAGAAGCCGTGACCAACTCCATCCTAGTGTCAGACCAAATTCGCGCAACACACCCAGGGCAATGGATCAActgtggcggcggcggactcGGCTGGAGCGGCGGTGGAGCCCTAGGTATCAAGCTGGCCGCGGATGCAATGAGCGATGCACAGGGGGattcgaagaagaagatggtcgTCCAGATCGTCGGCGACGGGACATTTCTTTTCAGCGTGCCGTCTAGCGTGTACTGGATCTCGCACCGGTACCAGATTCCCATTCTGACCATCGTCCTGAACAATAAAG GCTGGAACGCACCCCGTCGATCCATGCTCCTCGTCCATCCGCACGGAATCGGCTCAACGCTCAACAACCGTGAGCTGAATATCTCCTTTGAGCCCAGTCCAGACTACTCGGGGATTGCGCGGGCAGCCAGTGATGGTAATATCCATGCCGCTCGAGTGCAAGAGGCGGACAAATTGGAGGCCGTTCTTAAGGAGGCTATTGGAATTGTTCAGGGCGGGACTTCGGCTGTTGTCGATGCGTTTGTACAGTGA
- a CDS encoding FAD-binding oxidoreductase (COG:C;~EggNog:ENOG410Q11E;~InterPro:IPR016166,IPR016167,IPR006094,IPR036318;~TransMembrane:1 (i51-71o);~go_function: GO:0016491 - oxidoreductase activity [Evidence IEA];~go_function: GO:0050660 - flavin adenine dinucleotide binding [Evidence IEA];~go_function: GO:0071949 - FAD binding [Evidence IEA];~go_process: GO:0055114 - oxidation-reduction process [Evidence IEA]) — protein MSSIIRGLRLQFRHRFLTRQIASTRFAAAQLSRPVPINNGPEPQRRSTSPWINLLLAAGLGSIVTGSVILYHPQSQDTRNEKEMVYATREEMRKAVSEIQRKLGEESISTDDEDLVTHGYSEWSSINIDSLPVAVAFPKSTEEVATIARICHEYRVPMIPYSGGSSVEGHFSAPFGGVSVDFLHMDRIVEFHPDE, from the exons ATGTCCAGCATAATACGAGGATTACGTTTGCAATTCAGACATCGGTTTCTGACTCGGCAGATTGCGAGTACTCGGTTTGCAGCCGCACAGTTGTCTCGCCCAGTACCAATCAATAATGGCCCAGAGCCTCAGCGACGAAGCACGAGTCCTTGGATAAACTTACTCTTAGCAGCTGGGTTGGGCTCAATTGTGACTGGGAGTGTGATACTCTATCACCCACAAAGCCAGGATACGCGAAATGAGAAGGAAATGGTCTACGCCacgagggaggagatgcgAAAG GCAGTGAGCGAGATCCAACGTAAACTTGGAGAAGAAAGCATCAGCACTGACGACGAGGACCTCGTCACTCATGGATATTCCGAGTGGTCATCTATCAATATCGACAGCCttcctgtggctgtggcatTTCCGAAATCAACTGAAGAGGTGGCGACGATCGCGAGGATATGTCATGAATACAGAGTTCCCATGA TTCCGTATTCCGGGGGGTCGAGTGTGGAAGGGCATTTCTCTGCTCCGTTTGGTGGAGTCAGTGTGGACTTTCTACACATGGACCGCATTGTAGAGTTTCATCCCGACGAGTAA